One window of Staphylococcus chromogenes genomic DNA carries:
- a CDS encoding DUF6007 family protein: MKRNTSELDQALKCMGWMDLLWFIPSAFLFSYLPDDYLWQIFLNLFIVIFTAIGICVSVQYIYNRFKKRQ; encoded by the coding sequence ATGAAAAGAAATACTAGTGAATTAGACCAAGCATTGAAATGTATGGGATGGATGGATCTCTTATGGTTTATTCCAAGCGCATTTCTTTTTTCTTATTTACCTGATGATTATTTATGGCAAATTTTCTTGAATTTATTTATTGTTATTTTTACAGCAATTGGTATTTGTGTAAGTGTGCAATATATTTATAATCGCTTTAAAAAACGTCAGTAA
- the xdrA gene encoding XRE family transcriptional regulator XdrA gives MDRQSFTDLIQMKFKMVRIEAGYTQDTMAQTIGLSKKTLVQIEKERVLPNWTTCVSICSLFRDSEVLNSTFGCDPLEMVQTISRGQSAYPNYSTISDIYWDTLDTKGGYILQSNKVSELYRILDTEKQPVFGTPKLREAETYFQRNVKEDLIRA, from the coding sequence ATGGATAGACAAAGTTTTACTGATTTAATTCAAATGAAATTCAAAATGGTGCGTATTGAAGCAGGTTATACGCAAGATACAATGGCTCAAACAATTGGTTTATCAAAAAAGACTTTAGTACAAATTGAAAAGGAGCGCGTTTTACCTAACTGGACGACTTGCGTTTCTATTTGTTCTTTATTCAGAGATTCAGAAGTGCTTAATAGTACGTTCGGTTGTGATCCATTAGAAATGGTTCAAACAATTTCACGTGGTCAATCTGCATACCCAAATTATTCTACAATTAGTGATATTTATTGGGATACCCTTGACACTAAAGGTGGATATATCTTACAAAGTAATAAAGTAAGTGAACTTTATCGTATATTAGACACTGAAAAACAACCTGTATTCGGTACACCGAAATTAAGAGAAGCAGAAACTTACTTTCAACGTAATGTGAAAGAAGATCTTATTCGCGCATAA
- a CDS encoding LPXTG cell wall anchor domain-containing protein, with translation MRQKKIVKSLLCQKQILSNSPEVNQVKVKNEHSIKTTVVGERPKFKRFNTVQISDSNKMTETRKDVKLKQKALPNTGKSSNKNAVLLGGLMSLLGLTLLRRKKVSK, from the coding sequence ATGCGCCAAAAGAAAATAGTGAAATCCCTCCTGTGCCAAAAACAGATTTTGTCTAATTCACCTGAAGTAAACCAGGTTAAAGTGAAAAATGAACATTCAATTAAAACAACCGTTGTAGGTGAAAGGCCAAAATTTAAAAGATTTAACACAGTTCAAATAAGTGATTCAAATAAAATGACTGAGACAAGAAAAGACGTAAAATTAAAACAGAAAGCCTTACCAAATACTGGTAAAAGTTCTAATAAAAATGCTGTTTTATTAGGAGGATTAATGAGTTTATTAGGATTAACGCTATTAAGAAGAAAAAAGGTTAGTAAATAA
- a CDS encoding IS6 family transposase produces the protein MNYFRYKQFDKDVITVAVGYYLGYALSYRNISEILRERGIYVHYSTIYRWVQEYAPILYQIWKKKNKQAYYKWHIDETYIKIKGQWHYLYRAIDADGHTLDISLRKKRDNHSAYTFIKRLIQQFGKPQMIITDQALSTKVAMSKVIKDFKLTPNCHCTSKYLNNLIEQDHRHIKSKKISYQSINTAKNTIKGIECIYGLYKKNRRSLQIYGFSPCRVISIMLAS, from the coding sequence ATGAATTATTTCAGATATAAACAATTTGACAAAGATGTCATTACTGTAGCCGTTGGCTACTATCTAGGATATGCATTAAGTTATCGAAATATATCTGAAATATTGAGAGAACGAGGCATCTATGTTCATTATTCAACAATTTATCGGTGGGTACAGGAATATGCTCCTATTTTGTATCAAATTTGGAAGAAAAAGAATAAGCAAGCTTATTATAAATGGCATATAGACGAGACGTATATCAAAATTAAAGGGCAATGGCATTATTTATATCGCGCTATTGATGCAGATGGCCATACACTAGATATTTCGTTACGTAAGAAACGAGATAATCACTCAGCATATACGTTTATTAAACGTCTTATTCAACAATTTGGCAAGCCTCAAATGATAATTACAGACCAAGCACTTTCAACGAAGGTGGCAATGTCCAAAGTGATTAAAGATTTTAAACTTACCCCCAACTGTCATTGTACCTCTAAATATTTAAATAATCTCATTGAACAAGATCATCGTCATATCAAATCAAAGAAAATAAGTTATCAAAGTATCAATACGGCAAAGAATACAATCAAAGGCATTGAATGTATTTATGGACTATATAAAAAGAACCGCAGATCTCTTCAGATCTATGGGTTTTCGCCATGCCGTGTAATTAGCATCATGCTAGCTAGTTAA
- a CDS encoding metallophosphoesterase family protein, whose product MVKFLHCADLHLDSPFASKQFLSPNILKDVENSAYESFKSIVDLALREEVDFMLICGDLFDAENRTLKAEVFLKQQFERLNKEQIFVYVIHGNHDPLSDSLISDWPQNVTVFSNQVETYQTITKNGEKVYLHGFSYQQNESYENKIDDYPTSDSHSVINIGLLHGTYSKSGVSDRYTEFRLEDLNAKLYHYWALGHIHKRDQLNDLPQIHYPGNIQGRHFNEQGEKGCLIVEGDYVSLKTRFVPTQFIRFESAVIETDQIGQHHLYDIIQAFKDSVRPQGRAFYRLRIDVSGDERIDPQTLIQLNEMITEYEENEHHFVLIDELSVHYTEIEKSSIINEFSQEMLAQDDLFENALNDLYMNPKTSRYLNNFTNLDRKALITRAEEIIDAELKGGH is encoded by the coding sequence ATGGTTAAATTTTTGCATTGTGCAGATTTACATTTAGATAGTCCATTTGCCTCCAAACAATTTTTAAGTCCTAATATTCTTAAAGATGTTGAAAATAGTGCATATGAAAGCTTTAAGTCGATTGTTGATTTGGCGTTACGTGAAGAAGTTGATTTTATGTTGATTTGTGGTGATTTATTTGATGCTGAAAATCGAACTTTAAAAGCTGAAGTATTTTTAAAACAACAATTTGAAAGATTAAATAAAGAGCAAATTTTTGTCTACGTTATTCACGGAAATCATGATCCACTCTCTGATAGTTTAATCTCGGATTGGCCACAAAATGTAACTGTATTTTCTAATCAAGTTGAAACGTATCAAACGATTACGAAAAATGGTGAAAAGGTATATTTACATGGTTTTAGTTATCAACAAAATGAAAGTTACGAAAATAAAATAGATGATTATCCGACAAGTGATAGTCACTCTGTCATCAACATCGGTTTGCTACATGGTACATATAGTAAATCTGGCGTATCAGATCGTTATACTGAATTTCGACTCGAAGACTTGAACGCAAAATTATATCATTATTGGGCGCTCGGACATATTCATAAACGTGACCAGTTGAATGACCTGCCTCAAATTCATTATCCTGGCAACATTCAAGGTCGTCACTTTAATGAACAAGGTGAGAAAGGGTGCTTGATTGTTGAAGGAGACTATGTGTCCTTAAAGACACGTTTTGTGCCGACGCAATTTATAAGATTTGAATCAGCGGTGATTGAGACAGATCAAATCGGACAGCATCATTTATATGATATCATTCAAGCGTTTAAAGATAGTGTGCGCCCTCAAGGAAGAGCATTTTATCGATTACGTATTGACGTCAGTGGCGATGAACGTATCGATCCTCAAACGTTAATCCAATTAAATGAAATGATTACGGAATATGAAGAAAACGAGCATCATTTTGTGCTCATTGATGAATTATCAGTGCATTACACTGAAATTGAAAAGTCTTCTATCATTAATGAGTTTTCACAAGAAATGTTAGCGCAAGATGATTTATTCGAAAATGCTTTGAATGATTTATACATGAATCCCAAAACTTCACGATATCTCAATAATTTTACTAATTTAGATCGTAAAGCACTCATCACACGTGCCGAAGAGATTATCGATGCTGAATTGAAAGGGGGCCACTAA
- a CDS encoding fibronectin binding protein, which produces MKSNVNATHILGFLVADTEKDKPSFKTGAHHPIEFVEDTTSHFGGSNQGRVEEEDTLPNSFVPPITPKEDELEMPSEPEVPKVNAPKENSEIPPVPKTDFV; this is translated from the coding sequence GTGAAGTCTAATGTTAATGCAACTCATATACTGGGATTTTTGGTTGCAGACACAGAAAAAGATAAACCTTCGTTCAAAACAGGCGCACATCACCCAATTGAATTTGTAGAAGATACGACGTCACATTTTGGTGGTTCTAATCAAGGGCGCGTAGAGGAAGAAGATACTTTACCGAACAGCTTTGTTCCTCCTATAACTCCAAAAGAGGACGAGCTAGAGATGCCTTCAGAACCTGAAGTTCCGAAAGTGAATGCGCCAAAAGAAAATAGTGAAATCCCTCCTGTGCCAAAAACAGATTTTGTCTAA
- a CDS encoding YlbF/YmcA family competence regulator — MAVNLYDHANKLEQALRESDEYKAIQDAYAKVNEDENSKKLFDEFRETQLNFQQKQMQGEEISEEDLQKAQEQAQQIEQDQNISELMAAEQKMSQVFQEINQIIVKPLDEIYAN; from the coding sequence ATGGCTGTAAATTTATACGATCATGCAAACAAATTAGAACAAGCTTTACGTGAAAGCGACGAATACAAAGCGATTCAAGACGCATACGCAAAAGTAAACGAAGATGAAAATTCAAAAAAATTATTTGATGAGTTCCGTGAAACACAATTAAACTTCCAACAAAAACAAATGCAAGGTGAAGAAATCTCAGAAGAAGATTTACAAAAAGCGCAAGAACAAGCGCAACAAATCGAACAAGACCAAAACATTTCTGAATTAATGGCTGCAGAACAAAAAATGAGCCAAGTATTCCAAGAAATCAATCAAATTATTGTTAAACCTTTAGATGAAATTTACGCTAACTAA